One Cucumis sativus cultivar 9930 chromosome 1, Cucumber_9930_V3, whole genome shotgun sequence DNA segment encodes these proteins:
- the LOC116404106 gene encoding F-box protein At3g07870-like, whose amino-acid sequence MTWGEGLPTDIAISIFSKLIISNLRVCRLVCKTWNAMVLDYAHSYKLNNDFLLSVSDVVPNPRSSWLCNARMYCFRSDPTKRLDVYLDFFELEGSKSAFSVPFDDGDWSRVTMMCYCNGLLFVCKSKLNTVCHGIFNPTTNEFHHVPKIFCDIYHFGLGYIPSTKEYKLFRATRSDLIMCRTQQESIRQRPITIIDVFDFGRNKWRQLHSLPYLIDDGGIYMDGVVYFVGKVKNKPNDYAIYALDVETEKIELSAVLKAGRGPSSSRSRILQSNGIVYAIIYVNLPTTTTHSQVMQGVQVWRMQKKNSWIREFEIRKFVMNGMPGSIILIKAEEVLCKFGGSSFCWYNASTRTKKMIRKTKSKCLVGICQIETLNFGLLRNILAGDGKENRYNSN is encoded by the coding sequence ATGACTTGGGGAGAGGGGCTTCCAACGGATATTGCTATCTCAATCTTCTCTAAACTCATTATCTCCAATTTGAGAGTATGCAGACTTGTTTGTAAAACTTGGAATGCTATGGTTTTAGATTATGCTCACTCTTATAAACTCAACAATGATTTCCTTCTCTCTGTCTCTGATGTAGTCCCCAATCCTAGAAGTAGTTGGCTATGCAATGCTAGGATGTATTGTTTCCGTTCTGATCCTACCAAACGCTTGGATGtatatttggatttttttgaATTGGAAGGAAGTAAATCTGCCTTTTCGGTACCCTTCGACGACGGGGACTGGTCCAGGGTCACAATGATGTGTTACTGCAATGGCCTACTGTTTGTTTGCAAAAGCAAACTTAACACAGTGTGTCATGGCATATTTAATCCCACCACTAATGAGTTTCACCATGttcctaaaatattttgtgatatttaCCACTTTGGTTTAGGTTACATTCCTTCAACAAAggaatacaaattatttaggGCTACTCGTTCAGATTTGATTATGTGTAGGACACAACAAGAATCTATCAGACAACGACCTATTACCATAATAGATGTTTTTGACTTTGGTAGAAACAAATGGAGGCAACTTCATTCCCTACCTTATCTCATTGACGATGGTGGTATTTACATGGATGGAGTCGTCTATTTTGTgggaaaagtaaaaaataaaccaaatgaCTATGCCATCTATGCTCTCGATGTTGAAactgaaaaaattgaattgagtGCTGTCTTGAAAGCTGGACGTGGCCCAAGCTCTTCCCGCTCGCGAATACTACAATCTAATGGCATTGTTTATGCCATTATTTACGTCAACCtaccaacaacaacaactcATTCCCAAGTGATGCAAGGCGTTCAAGTGTGGAGgatgcaaaagaaaaactcatgGATCAGAGAATTTGAGATcagaaaatttgttatgaatggCATGCCAGGCTCAATTATCCTTATCAAAGCGGAAGAGGTTTTGTGTAAGTTTGGTGGATCCAGTTTTTGCTGGTATAATGCTTCCACAAGGACGAAGAAGATGATTAGGAAGACTAAAAGTAAGTGCTTAGTGGGCATTTGTCAAATAGAAACCTTGAACTTTGGCTTACTTCGAAACATTTTAGCTGGTGATGGGAAGGAGAACCGTTATAATTCTAATTAG